Genomic window (Hydrogenimonas cancrithermarum):
GACAACTCTCCCTATGCGGCAATCGCCGATGAAGAGCGAAAAGTGTATGCATTGCAATTCCATCCGGAAGTCCACCACTCTGAAGAGGGGCATATCATGCTTCGCAACTTTGCGCGCAATATTTGCGGCGTGACCGAAAAGTGGGATATGGGCCATTTCCTCAAAGAGCAGATCAAAAAGATCCGCGAGCGGGTGGGTGAGGGAAAAGTGCTCTGCGCTCTCAGCGGCGGTGTCGACTCTTCGGTTGTCGCGGCGCTTCTGTACGAAGCGATCGGCGATCAGCTCATTCCTGTCTTCGTCGACAACGGACTGCTTCGTAAAGGCGAGCGGGAGCAGGTCGAGAGTGTCTTCAAGGTCCACCTCAAAGTACCGCTCATCACCGTCGATGCGAGCGAGCACTTTCTGGTCAAACTCGCCGGTGTGACAGACCCGGAGAAAAAACGGAAGATCATCGGCCACACTTTCATCGAGGTGTTCGAGCAGGAGGCGAAGAGACATGAGGGCATCAAGTTCCTGGCACAGGGGACCCTCTACCCGGATGTCATCGAATCGGTTTCGGTTAAGGGGCCGAGCGAGACGATCAAATCGCATCACAACGTCGGCGGCCTGCCGGAGTGGATGGATTTCGAGTTGATCGAACCGCTGCGCGAACTCTTCAAAGACGAAGTGCGCAAGCTGGGGTTGGAACTTGGACTTCCCGAATCGCTTGTCTACCGCCATCCGTTCCCGGGGCCCGGCCTCGCGATCCGCATCATGGGGGAGGTGAACATCTACGATCTCGACATGCTGCGGGAGGCTGACGCCATTTTGCTCGAGGAGCTCAAAGCGAGCGGCTACTACACGAAGACGTGGCAGGCGTTCGCCGTGCTTCTCAATGTCAAGAGCGTCGGCGTCATGGGTGACAACCGAACCTACGACAACACCGTCTGCGTCCGTGTCGTCGAATCGGTCGACGGAATGACGGCGACATTCGCCCATCTGCCGCACGACCTCCTCGAGCGCATCAGCCGCCGCATCATCAACGAAGTCGACGGTATCAACCGTGTCGTCTACGACATCAGTTCGAAACCGCCCGCGACGATCGAGTGGGAGTAACGCGCGGTGCGCGAATGGAGAATGGAGAATTAAGAATGGAGAATGAGGAAAGGCCGCAGAGCGACCGACCATTCGAGAAAGCGTGTAACACTTCAACACTCAACACTCAACACTCAACACTCAACTCTGTTTATCTGCTTTCCCCGACCCCGAAACCCGGGGTTCGGCATCTACCTATGATCCAGTTTGAAACCATTCCACAGCCACTCGATTTTTCGGGATTCGACGGCCTGATTCTCACCTCCAAGCAGGGTGTCGTAGCACTCGACGAGGTGAGTGGAGGCAGATGGCGTTCGACGCCTGCGGCGGCCATCGGCGAGATGACGGCGAAAGAGATCGAAGCGCGGGGCGGGAAGGTGATTTACATCGCTTCCAAAGCCTACGGGGATGTTTTGGCAAAAGAGCTTTCGGAATGGTTCGAGGGGTTCAGATGGCTCTATCCCCGTCCGAAAGTGGTCGTTTCCAAAATAGCCGCCGACCTTCGCCATGCAGGTATCGAAGTCGATGAAAAGGTGATCTACGAGACGAGATGCATGGCGTACGATCGGCCGCGAAGGCCGGAGAAAGATGCCGTGCTCATCTTCACATCTCCTTCGATCGTCCGCTGTTTCTTCGAGAATTTCGAGTGGGATGAAAGCTGGCGTGCCGTCGCGATCGGAAATAAAACGGCGCAGGCGTTTCCCGCCTGTGTCGTGGCTGAAATCGCTCCTTCAACTTCTATCGATTCCGCCATCGAATTCAGTTGTGCATTAAGTAACAATAGAGTATAATTTAATTGACTGAGCGGTGCGCTACCCGCATATCGGGGGTCCAACACTTTGATATGGCGGGATTGTGTAGGTGCGCCGTGTGTCGGTGACTTCGTCCGAGCCGGTGCTCCCGGCGAGAAGTTGCCGCCTAAAGCGCGCCTCCCTCCTGCACCGTTGGTCTATGATGGACCACACTCAAGCGTGAACGCCCGCTCGGTCACATTTATGTCATCGATGTTGTATGTTCTTCTACCGCATCTGCTGCATCATCGGCGCACGTCTGCTGCGTTGTGGCTCCATCGACGTAGCTTTGGCTACGCCTCGTCACCACGCCTTGCATCCGCACACCGCTGATTTCGCATATATGGCAGCTGAACATACAACAGCGATGACGATGAAAACGAAACATGTATGATTCTATATTTTTAAATTCCCGGAAAAGGTAGCTTTGTTATGAGAGTGATGGTCGTTGGAAGCGGTGGACGCGAATATGCGATTGGGCGTGCTTTGCACAAGGACAGTGCGGTCGAAAAGATCTATTTCGCACCGGGCAACGGGGCGACGCCGCAGATGGGCGAGAATGTCGACATCAGCGACTACAGCGAGCTGGCCGACTATGTCGAACAGGAGGGGATCGACCTGACGATCGTCGGGCCCGAAGCGCCTCTGGTGGGAGGTATCGTCGACATCTTCAAGGCACGCGGCCTGAAAATATTCGGCCCGAGCAAAAAGGCGGCACAGCTCGAGGGGAGCAAAATTTTCATGAAAAACTTCCTGGCGCGCCATAATATTCCGACGGCAAGGTATATCGAAACCGACAGTATCGAAGCGGCTTTCAAGTTTATCGATTCGCTTCCGACACCGATCGTCGTCAAAGCCGACGGTCTCTGCGCCGGCAAAGGGGTCATTATCGCTCCGACACACGACGATGCCAAGAAAGCGGCCTCCGAAATGTTGAGCGGCAAAGCCTTCGGCGAAGCGGGAACGAAGATCGTCGTGGAAGAGTTTCTCGACGGGTACGAACTCTCACTCTTCGCGATTTGCGACGGCAAGGATTTCGTCATGCTTCCGGCGGCACAGGACCACAAACGTCTGCTGGACAACGACGAAGGGCCGAATACAGGGGGGATGGGTGCCTATGCTCCGACGCCACTGATCGATGACGAACTTTACAGAAAGATCGAAACACGCATCATCCGTCCGACAGTCGACGGGATGGCCGAAGAGGGCATGCCTTTCGAGGGCGTGCTTTTCGCGGGATTGATGATCGTGAACGGAGAGCCCTATACCCTGGAGTTCAATGTGCGTTTCGGCGACCCCGAATGCGAGGTTTTGATGCCGCTGCTCAAGACACCGGCCGGTGAACTCTTCGACAAAGCGGCTTCTGGAAGGCTCGATGAACTGAATGTCGAGTTCATCGACAAGTATGCCGTCGGTGTCGTGATGGCGAGCAGAAACTATCCCTACAAAAGTAGCGAACCCGCCGAGATCATCGTGGATAAAATCGTCCATACCGAGCTTGTCGACAAAGCGCATATCGATTTCGCCGGTGTCAGCCTCATCGACGGCAAACTGATGGCGACTGGCGGACGTGTGCTGGTCTGCGTAGGCCTGGGAGAGACGATCAAAGAGGCAAGAGACTATGCCTACATGCTCTGCGGCCAGGTCCATTTCGCAGGAAAACAGTGCCGCAGCGACATCGCCTACCAGGCTTTGCGCGACGCGGACGGATGATGTTCTGGCGATGAACGAAGTGATCGAAGAGCGGCTGTATAGCTCGGGTATGGAGCTCGCGCCGCTCGGAAAGCGCGCCCTTGCCTATATGATCGACGATATGCTGATCAGCATGCTTTTCGTCATTATGCTCTGGACACCGATAGAGCAGGCCCAGAGTGTCGAAGAGGTCGCTGCGATCGTCAACAGCGTCTGGCTCTATATGGTGATGACGCAGATCCTTTACCATACATGGTTCGTCTGGCAGTATGGCGCATCGTTGGGCAAGATGGCGATGAAAATGCAGGTCGTAGAGATCGAAACGATGACGAAGCCCCGTCTCGCCGTAGCATTCAACCGGGCGGTTTTCAGAATCGTCAGTGGGATGATCTTCTACCTAGGCTTCGTGTGGGCTTTTTTCGACCCCTATCGGCAGACATGGCATGACAAAACCGCTTCCACTCTGGTTGTCGATGCTTAGAACCCATTTCGAAAATCCCTGTGCGCGGCAACGGAGATGGATCTTTGAAATAGGTTATAGATGCTTCTTCGTGTTTCTGTTGGCATGCCTATCGCTTCATGCTCAGACATTGGAGCAGAAGCGTGTTGAGTTGATGGCGGCAACGGTGGAACGCAACGCTTCGGTAGTGGAAGCTTCCGGTGACGTCGTCGTCTATTACGGCGATACCATTTTGATGGCGGACCGTGCCGTGTACGATACGAACCGCTCGATTCTCGAACTTTTCGGAAATGTCGAGATGATCAAAGATATGAAACATGGGGCACTGAGCGACTACATCAGGATCGATCTGAAGCAAGAGCGTGACCTTTTCGAAAAGATTTTTCTCGTCGATTTCGCTTCCGAACTCTGGCTTCGTGGAAAACAGGCCGAAAGAGAAGAGGAGATACTGCAGCTGGAAGATGCGCTCGTCTCGAGCTGCGATGTGGCTTGCCCCGACTGGCATATAGGCTTCACTTCCCTGGAGTACAACAGTACGAGCGAATGGATGGACCTATGGAACCCCGTCCTCTACATGAAAGATAGGCCGATACTCTATTTTCCCTATCTCGGTTTTTCGACGAACCAGGAGAGGCGGACGGGTCTTCTTCGCCCGGATGTCGGCATCTCGTCCCGCGACGGTTTCTTCTACAACCAGCCGATTTTCATCGCCCCCGATCCGCAGTGGGATCTCGAAATCATGCCGCAGGTCCGTTTCAGCAGGGGGGAAGGGGTATTCGCGACCTTCCGTTTCGTCGACACGCCCCACTCCCGCGGAAAAATCACGACCGGATATTTTCATAGCAGAGAGAGTTTCGTCGACGAATACAATCTGAAGAACAGTTCCCATTACGGAGCGCAGGTGGACTACGAATCCCCCCAACTGTTTACCGATGGGAAAGGGAACAACCACGACGGGATCTATCTCGATATCACCTATCTCAACGATCCGGACTATCTCAACCTGCAGGCGCGGTCGACGGCGGAACTTCTCAACAGTTCCCAGGTACAGTCGCGAGTCAACTACTATTTCAACACCCCCGAAAACTATGTGGGCGTCTATGGCAAATACTTCATCGACACTTCGCTCCCGTCGAACAAAGATACGATTCAAAGCATCCCGATCGTTCAGCTCCACCACTACCAGAACACACTTTTGGGATGGAATGCACTGCACTATTCCGCAGACTACCGTATCAGCAACCTCTTTACGGGTGCGGGCAAAAGTATTCAGATGCAGGAGCTCAACGCCCCCATCATCTTCTATACCAGTTTTTTCGACGACTATCTGAACCTTTCGATTTCCGAAAATCTCTACTACTCCTATATCGGATACCAAAATCTCGGTGTTTCAACGCCGAGCAACTACTATTCGATGTTTCGGAACTATCACAAAATCGATCTCTACAGCGATCTGGCCAGGAGTTTCGGTGATGTGTTTCACACCATGCAGATGCGCGCGACCTACAACAAGCCGAGTTTCAGCAACGAAAGCGGCTATATCGATCCGGATGTCTCGGTCCTCAGGTCGCCCAGTGAAAACATGACACTCAGTGTCATCAACTATTTTTACGATGCCAAGGGGAACGATTTCGTCTATTACCGGATATCCCAGCCGGTGCTCTATGAAAAAAGCGAGCATCGATACGGTGATATCGAACAGGAGCTTCGATACAGATTTTGGGAACATTACGAGCTTTATACCGACCTTTTCTTCTCCTACTATCTCGGTGCAGTCTCCTCCGCCACGTCGCATGTCAAGTACGAAGACAGCGTCTATGATATAATGTTGACCCATTTCTATAAAGTATTACAAGAAGAGAGAACATCCGATTTTTACAGTATAAACGGCACCTACAAAAGCGAATCGGGCAATGACTGGTATGGAGAGGTCGCTTTCGACAATCTCGATGAAAGGATCAGCCGCTGGGGTCTCGGTGTCCACCTTTTCAGGCACTGCTGGGATCTTAACCTCGGAGTCAAGGATGAGCGAAAGCCCATCCTGACCTCTGCTGGGGCCGAGTCGGTCGACAATCTGGTATTCTATTTTCAGATCAATCTGGTGCCGCTTGGTGGATTTGAACAAAAGTACGAGCAGGAGTTTTGATGAAACGTTTCTGCCGCAAGGCGAAGTTTCGACAGTCTCATCATTGTTGAAGCTTCGCTTTAGAAAAAAGGAGATTTACAGGTGAAAACGGAAGCAAAAGTCGGTCTTTTTGTCACGATCGGACTTGTTTTGCTCTTTTTACTCAGTACCCAGGTCAACAAATTCCAGGGGTTTGGAAAAAAAGGTTACGATGTCGAAGCGATCGTCAGCGATGCGAGCGGCCTGGAGAGGCATGCCAAGGTAAAGATGAAGGGTGTGGAGATCGGCTACGTCAAAGAGATCTCCCTCTCCGGCACCAAAGTCGTTTTGACCCTCTTTGTCTATAAAAATGCGAAAATACCGAGTGATTCGCAGGTTCTTTTGACGCAAGAGTCGCTGCTCGGCGGAAAATATATCAATATCATTCCCGGATCGGCACACGTCTATTTGGCTGAAGACGGGAAGCTGACCCGCGAGAAGCCGATGGCGACGCTCGACGAGATGGGGACGCGTGTCGCAGAGGCGGCCGAGGAGCTCAGAGGGTTCATCCACGAACTTCGAAAAACGCTCGATCCCGGAAGCAGGGAGCATCTGAAAAATACGTTCAGCAATCTCGATACGCTGACACAAGACCTCAAAGAGGTCGTTTCGGGCAACAAGAAGGGAATCGACGATCTCGTAAAGAACATCAACGAAGCGGCGGAAAAGTTCGGGCGTATGTCGGCGAAATTTTCGGAGAGTGCCGATACAATCAACGGCGATCTGCCCGATATCATGGCAAAGCTAGAAAAGACGCTCGATTCGTTTCAGGGGGTTGGAGAGACGCTCAATACGAAACTTCCGCGCCTCGCCGACAAGTTCGAGTCACTCGAAGATCAGCTCGATATCGTGATCAAAGAGAATCGAAAACCGCTCAAGAGCGCACTCACGTCGGTCGATGGCTTCTTCAAAAAAGGGCAGGGGACAATCGACAAGCTCGACGACTATCTCAATTCGGTCACCCAGAGCCGGCTCGATCTCGGGCTCGACTCCTACTACCTGGCCAACGACGGAAAGCTTAAAGGCGGTATGCATATCGACTATATGCCGACCTATACGCGCCACTATATGCTGGATATCGTTTCCGGGCCCGACTATACGGAGCTTGTCAATGGTGAGTATCCGGCGGAGATGGACCATCAGAAGGGAAAGTTCTTCGTCTCCGCCCAGATCGGAAAACGGTTCGAAGATTTTCTGGTACGGGGCGGGCTTATCGAGAGCACGGCCGGTGCGGGTATCGACTATTTCGCCTATTACGACAAACTGAAACTTTCGCTGGATGCCTACGACTTCAGTGCCGTCAACGATATTCGTGGAGAGAAAGCCCACTTGAGAGCGACGATGCGATACCGTTTCTACAAGCACATCGACGCCTACCTCGGCGCAGACAACTTCCTCAATACCGATGCACGCAACCTCTTTTTCGGAATGGGTGTATCGTTTGAGGACGACCGCATCAAGTACCTTCTCGGTGCAGGTGCGAGTGCCGGAGCCAGTGCCGCCCAATGAGTTCGGCGTATGAGAAGATTCACGATGCGCTCGAAACATTGGGGCTTCCTTCGCATGTGAGCCTCAAAGATATTACGGCGCGTTACCGTTATCTTGCATCGGGGAAACATCCCGATGTGGGAGGAGAAGGCGAGGAGATGGCCCGCATCAACGAGGCGTACCGATTGCTGAAAAGTTATATCGAGAATTACAGATTTTCGTTCAGCGAAGAGGAGATTCTCAAACAGTTTCCACAGGATGCCCATGCGAAAAGGTTTAGGTTTTAAACCTTTAGAGTGTAAAATAGGGCGATGACAGATAAAAGGATAATGAAAAATGGCATGCAGATTCGAATTTGAAATGAACAACCGTCAAACGGTATACGAGACGGGAAAAATAGCGCGTCAGGCGAATGGTTCGGTTGTGCTGCGCAGCGGAAAGACCGTTTTGCTCGCGACCGCCGTGATGGACGACAAGCCGGTAGAGGAGCACTTTCTGCCTCTGACGGTGCAGTACATCGAGAAGAGTTACGCAGCCGGGAAGATTCCGGGTGGATTCGTCAAGCGAGAAACGAAACCCGGAGACTTCGAGACGCTGACGTCGCGTCTGATCGACCGTTCTCTCAGGCCGCTTTTCCCCAAAGGGTTCTACAATCCGGTACAGATCACGGTCATGTTGCTCAGTGTCGATGAAAATGCCGATCTGCAGTCGCTTGCACTCGATGCGGCATCGGCGGCCCTGTTCATGTCGGATATCCCTGTGGAGCGGTGTGTCTCCGGTGTGCGTATCGGGCGTAAAGAGGGGGAGTTCGTTCTGAACCCTTCATTGGAGGAGCTGGAAGAGGGGACGCTGGACCTCTTTGTTTCCGGAACGAAAGAGGATCTTCTGATGATCGAGATGCGGGCCATCGGGACCGTCGACGTCGAAATCGAACCGACCGTCGCCATCGATCCGATGATGGACCCGATGCTGGCGGACGAGATTGTCCAGATTCCTCATGTCAACGAGCTCAAAGAGGAGGAGCTGGTCGAAGCGATCGCACTGGCCAAACAAGCGATTACGCTAGCGGCGGGCGAGTACGAGCGAGTCTTCGCCGAAGCGGCCAAACCGAAAAAAGCGGTCGAACTCTTCGAAGAGAGAGCCGATCCTTCCATTGTAACCTATATCAAAGAGTTCTATATGGAAGAGATCAACCGTGCACTCGACGGTATGGCCAAAAGCGAACGCGGCGGTGAGATCAAGGCACTGGTCGCAAAAGTTTTGGAAGACGAGACGGCCCAGGCCGAAGGGTGGAGCGAAGATCAAATCAAAGCCGCAGTGGGTGAAGTCAAACGCGAGCGTGTTCGGGCGATGATCCTGGAGGAGGGAAAACGTGCCGACGGCCGCGGCCTGCGGGATGTGCGTCCGATATCCATCGAGACCAACCTGCTTCCGAGCGTTCACGGCTCATGCCTCTTTACACGAGGCGAAACACAGGCCCTCGTCACCTGTACCCTCGGAAACCGTCAGGATGCGCAGATGTTCGAGCGCATTACGGGCAAAAGTGCCAGTTACGAAGAGTTCATGGTTCACTACAATTTTCCCGGTTTCAGTGTAGGCGAAGCCTCCCGTATCGGACCTCCGGGCCGACGCGAGCTCGGCCACGGCAACCTGGCCAAACGCGCACTCGAGCCGGCGCTCGACAAGACGCAGCTCGATATGATCATTCGTCTGGTATCGGAGATTCTCGAATCGAACGGATCGTCTTCGATGGCGACGGTCTGCGGCGGTTCGCTCGCGCTCAAAGCCGCTGACGTTCCGGTGCTGAAACTGATTGCCGGTGTTGCGATGGGTTTGGTGACCGAAAACGACAAATACGCCATTCTCACCGATATCATGGGGCTTGAAGACCATGACGGCGATATGGATTTCAAAGTGGCGGGAAGCGAAGATGGCATCACAGCCCTGCAGATGGATATCAAGCTCGGCGGTGTCAGCCTCGATCTTCTGAAAGAGGCGCTCGACCAGGCGAAAGAGGCACGTCTGCATATCCTCGGCATCATGGAAGAGGCGGCCAAAAAGATAGAAGTCAATGAAGAGGTGCTTCCGAGTACCGAGATTTTCCATATCGAGCCACACAAAATCGTCGACATCATCGGTCAGGCGGGCAAGACGATTCGTGAAATAATCGAAAAGTTCGAAGTCAACATCGACCTCGACAAAAAACAGGGCGAAGTGAAGGTGACGGGGCCGAGCAAGGCGAAAGTGAAGGCCGCGTGCGACCATATACGTTCCATTGCCGAGGGCTCGGCGAAAAAAGAGCTTCCGCAGTTCGAGATCGATAAGCCGATCAAAGGGAAAGTGAAAAAAATCGTCGACTTCGGTGCTTTCGTCGAACTGCCTGGCGGCGTGGACGGCCTTCTTCACATCTCCAAAATTTCACGCGGACGCATCGGCCATCCAAGCGATCTGCTGCATGAAGGGCAGGAGATCGAAGTGGTCGTCAAGTCTCAAAAAGGCCATAAAATCGAACTGGCACTGTCGAAACCGATCGATTAAACATCGTTTTACGAAAGTAAAGATATAATTCGCCTGCAAAGTGATAAGTAGGGATACGCAAGCCGAACGGACTTTGCAGCGCAGCCGGAGCGTCATCTCCGGAAAAAATATTTTACAGGAGCTTTTCATGAAAAAGTTTTTTCTTTTGATGGTAGCATTTGCAGGGTTTGCATTTGCAGGTGAAGGTGAGTCTATGATCCAGGCGTACAGTGTCGTCGCAGCGGGCGTCGGCCTCGG
Coding sequences:
- the guaA gene encoding glutamine-hydrolyzing GMP synthase — its product is MKDVSIIVLDFGSQYTQLIARRLREEKIYCEIVPYFTKVEEIKAKNPKGIIFSGGPASVYDKEAYAVEKGIYELGLPILGICYGMQRIAVDFGGKVVRSNHHEYGKAELHFYEEGGYRSSLFEGCHDGTVVWMSHSDRVEELPAGFKPIAYSDNSPYAAIADEERKVYALQFHPEVHHSEEGHIMLRNFARNICGVTEKWDMGHFLKEQIKKIRERVGEGKVLCALSGGVDSSVVAALLYEAIGDQLIPVFVDNGLLRKGEREQVESVFKVHLKVPLITVDASEHFLVKLAGVTDPEKKRKIIGHTFIEVFEQEAKRHEGIKFLAQGTLYPDVIESVSVKGPSETIKSHHNVGGLPEWMDFELIEPLRELFKDEVRKLGLELGLPESLVYRHPFPGPGLAIRIMGEVNIYDLDMLREADAILLEELKASGYYTKTWQAFAVLLNVKSVGVMGDNRTYDNTVCVRVVESVDGMTATFAHLPHDLLERISRRIINEVDGINRVVYDISSKPPATIEWE
- a CDS encoding RDD family protein, which codes for MNEVIEERLYSSGMELAPLGKRALAYMIDDMLISMLFVIMLWTPIEQAQSVEEVAAIVNSVWLYMVMTQILYHTWFVWQYGASLGKMAMKMQVVEIETMTKPRLAVAFNRAVFRIVSGMIFYLGFVWAFFDPYRQTWHDKTASTLVVDA
- a CDS encoding MlaD family protein is translated as MKTEAKVGLFVTIGLVLLFLLSTQVNKFQGFGKKGYDVEAIVSDASGLERHAKVKMKGVEIGYVKEISLSGTKVVLTLFVYKNAKIPSDSQVLLTQESLLGGKYINIIPGSAHVYLAEDGKLTREKPMATLDEMGTRVAEAAEELRGFIHELRKTLDPGSREHLKNTFSNLDTLTQDLKEVVSGNKKGIDDLVKNINEAAEKFGRMSAKFSESADTINGDLPDIMAKLEKTLDSFQGVGETLNTKLPRLADKFESLEDQLDIVIKENRKPLKSALTSVDGFFKKGQGTIDKLDDYLNSVTQSRLDLGLDSYYLANDGKLKGGMHIDYMPTYTRHYMLDIVSGPDYTELVNGEYPAEMDHQKGKFFVSAQIGKRFEDFLVRGGLIESTAGAGIDYFAYYDKLKLSLDAYDFSAVNDIRGEKAHLRATMRYRFYKHIDAYLGADNFLNTDARNLFFGMGVSFEDDRIKYLLGAGASAGASAAQ
- a CDS encoding LPS-assembly protein LptD, with product MFLLACLSLHAQTLEQKRVELMAATVERNASVVEASGDVVVYYGDTILMADRAVYDTNRSILELFGNVEMIKDMKHGALSDYIRIDLKQERDLFEKIFLVDFASELWLRGKQAEREEEILQLEDALVSSCDVACPDWHIGFTSLEYNSTSEWMDLWNPVLYMKDRPILYFPYLGFSTNQERRTGLLRPDVGISSRDGFFYNQPIFIAPDPQWDLEIMPQVRFSRGEGVFATFRFVDTPHSRGKITTGYFHSRESFVDEYNLKNSSHYGAQVDYESPQLFTDGKGNNHDGIYLDITYLNDPDYLNLQARSTAELLNSSQVQSRVNYYFNTPENYVGVYGKYFIDTSLPSNKDTIQSIPIVQLHHYQNTLLGWNALHYSADYRISNLFTGAGKSIQMQELNAPIIFYTSFFDDYLNLSISENLYYSYIGYQNLGVSTPSNYYSMFRNYHKIDLYSDLARSFGDVFHTMQMRATYNKPSFSNESGYIDPDVSVLRSPSENMTLSVINYFYDAKGNDFVYYRISQPVLYEKSEHRYGDIEQELRYRFWEHYELYTDLFFSYYLGAVSSATSHVKYEDSVYDIMLTHFYKVLQEERTSDFYSINGTYKSESGNDWYGEVAFDNLDERISRWGLGVHLFRHCWDLNLGVKDERKPILTSAGAESVDNLVFYFQINLVPLGGFEQKYEQEF
- a CDS encoding polyribonucleotide nucleotidyltransferase, with the translated sequence MACRFEFEMNNRQTVYETGKIARQANGSVVLRSGKTVLLATAVMDDKPVEEHFLPLTVQYIEKSYAAGKIPGGFVKRETKPGDFETLTSRLIDRSLRPLFPKGFYNPVQITVMLLSVDENADLQSLALDAASAALFMSDIPVERCVSGVRIGRKEGEFVLNPSLEELEEGTLDLFVSGTKEDLLMIEMRAIGTVDVEIEPTVAIDPMMDPMLADEIVQIPHVNELKEEELVEAIALAKQAITLAAGEYERVFAEAAKPKKAVELFEERADPSIVTYIKEFYMEEINRALDGMAKSERGGEIKALVAKVLEDETAQAEGWSEDQIKAAVGEVKRERVRAMILEEGKRADGRGLRDVRPISIETNLLPSVHGSCLFTRGETQALVTCTLGNRQDAQMFERITGKSASYEEFMVHYNFPGFSVGEASRIGPPGRRELGHGNLAKRALEPALDKTQLDMIIRLVSEILESNGSSSMATVCGGSLALKAADVPVLKLIAGVAMGLVTENDKYAILTDIMGLEDHDGDMDFKVAGSEDGITALQMDIKLGGVSLDLLKEALDQAKEARLHILGIMEEAAKKIEVNEEVLPSTEIFHIEPHKIVDIIGQAGKTIREIIEKFEVNIDLDKKQGEVKVTGPSKAKVKAACDHIRSIAEGSAKKELPQFEIDKPIKGKVKKIVDFGAFVELPGGVDGLLHISKISRGRIGHPSDLLHEGQEIEVVVKSQKGHKIELALSKPID
- a CDS encoding J domain-containing protein, yielding MSSAYEKIHDALETLGLPSHVSLKDITARYRYLASGKHPDVGGEGEEMARINEAYRLLKSYIENYRFSFSEEEILKQFPQDAHAKRFRF
- a CDS encoding uroporphyrinogen-III synthase, giving the protein MENEERPQSDRPFEKACNTSTLNTQHSTLNSVYLLSPTPKPGVRHLPMIQFETIPQPLDFSGFDGLILTSKQGVVALDEVSGGRWRSTPAAAIGEMTAKEIEARGGKVIYIASKAYGDVLAKELSEWFEGFRWLYPRPKVVVSKIAADLRHAGIEVDEKVIYETRCMAYDRPRRPEKDAVLIFTSPSIVRCFFENFEWDESWRAVAIGNKTAQAFPACVVAEIAPSTSIDSAIEFSCALSNNRV
- the purD gene encoding phosphoribosylamine--glycine ligase; translated protein: MRVMVVGSGGREYAIGRALHKDSAVEKIYFAPGNGATPQMGENVDISDYSELADYVEQEGIDLTIVGPEAPLVGGIVDIFKARGLKIFGPSKKAAQLEGSKIFMKNFLARHNIPTARYIETDSIEAAFKFIDSLPTPIVVKADGLCAGKGVIIAPTHDDAKKAASEMLSGKAFGEAGTKIVVEEFLDGYELSLFAICDGKDFVMLPAAQDHKRLLDNDEGPNTGGMGAYAPTPLIDDELYRKIETRIIRPTVDGMAEEGMPFEGVLFAGLMIVNGEPYTLEFNVRFGDPECEVLMPLLKTPAGELFDKAASGRLDELNVEFIDKYAVGVVMASRNYPYKSSEPAEIIVDKIVHTELVDKAHIDFAGVSLIDGKLMATGGRVLVCVGLGETIKEARDYAYMLCGQVHFAGKQCRSDIAYQALRDADG